Proteins encoded in a region of the Leifsonia sp. PS1209 genome:
- a CDS encoding MFS transporter: MTTERMSSSQLRVLVIAILASFVAFLDGAVINVALPAIDKELGGGLPLQQWVVDGYLVTLGSLILIAGSLSDVFGRKRVLYAGLIGFGVTSLLCAFAPSGVFLVIARALQGVSGALLVPSSLALIISTFSGAAQAKAIGRWTAWTGVAMIAGPVLGGVFVDTLSWRWVFVINVIPIGITLAMMIGLKQDHGTGGRVDILGAVLGSLGLAGTVFALIEQGVYGWGSPRVFLPLIVGILSLAAFFFWQTRAKQPMLPLGLFRVHNFWVGNIATALVYGALAFAPLTVTLYLQQVAGFGATEAGFVFIPSTLCMLLLSGVFGGLAGKYGPRLFMAIGPVIAGCGFLWLLMMGEDVNFWTNLLPAVLLFGVGLSITVAPLTSAILGAIHPAQAGIGSAVNNAVSRIAGLVTVAMIGLIVGGTLDRAGLDRAMIVAAGLMLVGGIVSAVGIRNHEPAAEKVQTAVD, from the coding sequence ATGACCACCGAGCGTATGTCTTCGTCGCAACTCCGGGTGCTCGTCATCGCGATCCTCGCCAGTTTCGTCGCCTTCCTCGACGGTGCGGTGATCAACGTGGCGCTGCCCGCCATCGACAAGGAGCTGGGCGGCGGGCTGCCGCTGCAGCAGTGGGTGGTCGACGGCTACCTCGTGACGCTCGGGTCGCTCATCCTGATCGCCGGGTCGCTGTCGGACGTGTTCGGCCGCAAGCGCGTGCTGTACGCGGGCCTGATCGGTTTCGGCGTGACATCACTGCTCTGCGCGTTCGCGCCGTCAGGCGTGTTCCTGGTGATCGCGCGAGCCCTGCAGGGTGTCTCCGGCGCGCTCCTCGTCCCGAGCTCCCTCGCGCTCATCATCTCGACGTTCTCCGGCGCGGCGCAGGCGAAGGCGATCGGCCGCTGGACGGCCTGGACGGGCGTTGCCATGATCGCGGGCCCCGTGCTCGGCGGCGTGTTCGTCGACACGCTCTCCTGGCGCTGGGTGTTCGTGATCAACGTCATCCCCATCGGCATCACGCTTGCCATGATGATCGGGCTGAAGCAGGACCACGGGACGGGCGGCCGCGTCGACATCCTGGGCGCCGTGCTCGGCTCCCTCGGCCTGGCGGGAACCGTGTTCGCGCTGATCGAGCAGGGCGTGTACGGCTGGGGAAGCCCGCGCGTCTTCCTCCCGCTCATCGTCGGCATCCTGTCGCTCGCGGCGTTCTTCTTCTGGCAGACCAGGGCCAAGCAGCCGATGCTGCCGCTCGGGCTGTTCCGGGTGCACAACTTCTGGGTCGGCAACATCGCGACGGCGCTGGTCTACGGTGCGCTCGCCTTCGCGCCGCTGACCGTCACGCTCTATCTGCAGCAGGTCGCCGGGTTCGGGGCGACGGAGGCCGGGTTCGTGTTCATCCCGTCGACGCTGTGCATGCTGCTGCTGTCCGGGGTGTTCGGCGGTCTCGCGGGCAAGTACGGTCCGCGGCTGTTCATGGCCATCGGGCCGGTGATCGCCGGCTGCGGGTTCCTCTGGCTGCTGATGATGGGGGAGGACGTCAACTTCTGGACCAACCTCCTGCCCGCCGTCCTGCTCTTCGGCGTCGGCCTCTCGATCACGGTCGCCCCGCTCACCAGCGCGATCCTCGGCGCCATCCATCCGGCCCAGGCGGGCATCGGCTCCGCGGTGAACAACGCCGTCTCGCGCATCGCCGGCCTGGTGACGGTGGCCATGATCGGCCTCATCGTGGGAGGCACGCTCGACCGGGCGGGCCTCGACAGGGCGATGATCGTCGCCGCCGGGCTGATGCTGGTCGGCGGCATCGTCTCGGCCGTCGGCATCCGCAACCACGAGCCGGCCGCGGAGAAGGTTCAGACCGCGGTCGACTGA
- the nadD gene encoding nicotinate-nucleotide adenylyltransferase has translation MQLTEKRRTRIGVMGGTFDPIHHGHLVAASEVAQSFDLDEVIFVPTGQPWQKGEVTPGEHRYLMTVIATASNPRFTVSRVDIDREGPTYTIDTLRDLHESRPDAELFFITGADAIAQILSWRDVQELWDLAHFVAVSRPGHDLSISGLPTQDVSLLEVPALAISSTDCRTRVSRGFPVWYLVPDGVVQYISKHHLYRSVA, from the coding sequence ATGCAGCTGACGGAGAAGCGTCGCACGCGCATCGGTGTGATGGGCGGCACGTTCGACCCCATCCACCACGGGCACCTGGTCGCGGCCAGCGAGGTCGCCCAGTCGTTCGATCTGGATGAGGTCATCTTCGTCCCGACCGGCCAGCCGTGGCAGAAGGGCGAAGTGACGCCGGGGGAGCACCGCTACCTGATGACGGTGATCGCGACGGCCTCCAACCCGCGCTTCACGGTCAGCCGCGTCGACATCGACCGCGAGGGTCCGACGTACACGATCGACACCCTGCGCGACCTGCACGAGTCACGGCCGGACGCCGAACTCTTCTTCATCACGGGGGCGGACGCCATTGCGCAGATCCTCAGCTGGCGGGATGTGCAGGAGCTCTGGGACCTCGCGCACTTCGTGGCTGTGAGTCGTCCGGGACATGACTTGAGTATTTCTGGATTGCCGACCCAGGACGTAAGCTTGTTGGAAGTTCCGGCCTTGGCGATCTCGTCAACCGACTGCCGGACCCGGGTGAGCAGGGGATTCCCGGTCTGGTACTTGGTGCCGGACGGGGTTGTTCAGTACATCTCCAAACACCATCTGTATCGGAGTGTGGCATGA
- a CDS encoding DUF6186 family protein: MREVTIAGFLLCGAVMALLVLRSHRDPLRLAPFSALLDVVLADRAARFTILLFWWWLGWHFLASPPSP; the protein is encoded by the coding sequence ATGAGAGAGGTCACCATCGCGGGCTTCCTGCTGTGCGGCGCCGTCATGGCGCTGCTCGTGCTGCGGTCGCACCGCGACCCGCTGCGGCTGGCGCCGTTCTCCGCCCTACTGGATGTGGTGCTCGCCGACCGCGCGGCCCGGTTCACCATCCTGCTGTTCTGGTGGTGGCTCGGCTGGCACTTCCTGGCGTCTCCGCCGTCGCCGTGA
- the rsfS gene encoding ribosome silencing factor, translating to MTATEHAKQILQLAAKAADSKSGEDLVALDVSGPLPLTDAFLLVSGRVERNVIAIAGEIEDQLNEAGVKTLRREGKAEGRWVLLDFGDLVVHVFHEEDRMYYALERLWKDCPVIPLELPVHEGAE from the coding sequence GTGACCGCGACAGAGCACGCCAAGCAGATCCTGCAGCTCGCAGCGAAGGCAGCAGACTCCAAGTCCGGGGAAGACCTGGTGGCGCTCGACGTCTCCGGCCCGCTGCCCCTCACCGACGCGTTCCTGCTGGTCAGCGGCCGTGTCGAGCGCAACGTCATCGCCATCGCGGGCGAGATCGAAGACCAGCTGAACGAGGCGGGCGTCAAAACCCTGCGCCGCGAAGGCAAGGCGGAGGGCCGCTGGGTCCTCCTCGACTTCGGCGACCTGGTCGTGCACGTCTTCCACGAGGAAGACCGCATGTACTATGCGCTCGAACGCCTTTGGAAAGACTGCCCGGTCATCCCGCTCGAACTGCCCGTGCACGAGGGCGCCGAGTAG
- a CDS encoding glucoamylase family protein: MKRTTMPPPTLSRAIGAGVALVTSALVGGAIAAPASAAPPTASTVDTTGPASTDATPYTAELTRWAADTWRSMAAMTDPTTGLPADNIGGDLSPATASGFTSPTNIGGYLWSTLAVRDLGIIGGAEAHDRVATTIGTLETLERNAASGMFYNWYSPADGSKLTTWPENGTVVNPFLSTVDNGWLAAGLRMVANAEADSDPALSARARALYDSMDFGVFYDKQGKQPVLPAGANRGGFWETPPVGETGCEAPAYNGAPVTLVYACHHYDTTVSESRIATYLGIVNGQIPASGMYGTFRTMPDGCDWSWQEQRPTGQNRVYDGLTVYEGAYSYDGMSFVPSWGGSMFEALMPSLLVPEEQWGPTSWGLNHPITVAVQEKHGEDAGYGYWGFSPSSNPAGGYREYGVDLAGMKADGYLSDQENTDVDQPYRDCPDADRGHNPDPSFGDGVVTPHASFLALGYDPAAAVANLRGIEHDLHAYGPGGFYDAVAVKSGTIAKRYLSLDQSMVLAAVGNAVDHGAMRRHFADDQVRDVLQPLMAAQTFSAAWASDDAVTVPGDGGAGGGGGAGEPGQPGTGTGTQPVDDPGPSTSDLADATTAAPTTALAATGSRAGDSAAWWAALALITVGAGAAGLLARASGRRRDA; the protein is encoded by the coding sequence ATGAAGCGGACGACGATGCCCCCTCCCACCCTCTCCAGAGCGATCGGCGCGGGTGTCGCGCTGGTCACCTCCGCCCTCGTCGGTGGGGCGATCGCCGCGCCCGCGAGCGCCGCCCCACCCACCGCCAGCACCGTCGACACCACCGGCCCCGCCTCCACCGACGCCACCCCGTACACCGCGGAGCTCACCCGGTGGGCGGCGGACACCTGGCGGTCGATGGCCGCCATGACCGACCCCACCACCGGCCTCCCCGCCGACAACATCGGCGGCGACCTCAGCCCGGCCACCGCATCCGGTTTCACGTCGCCGACGAACATCGGCGGCTACCTGTGGTCGACGCTCGCGGTGCGCGACCTCGGCATCATCGGCGGGGCGGAGGCGCACGACAGGGTGGCGACCACCATCGGCACCCTCGAGACGCTCGAGCGGAACGCCGCGAGCGGCATGTTCTACAACTGGTACTCGCCGGCGGACGGGTCGAAGCTGACGACCTGGCCGGAGAACGGCACCGTGGTCAACCCGTTCCTCAGCACGGTCGACAACGGCTGGCTGGCCGCCGGGCTCCGGATGGTCGCCAACGCCGAGGCGGACAGCGATCCGGCCCTCAGCGCCCGGGCGCGCGCCCTCTACGACTCGATGGACTTCGGCGTCTTCTACGACAAGCAGGGCAAGCAGCCTGTGCTCCCCGCCGGCGCCAACCGCGGCGGCTTCTGGGAGACGCCGCCCGTGGGGGAGACAGGATGCGAGGCCCCCGCCTACAACGGCGCGCCCGTCACGCTCGTCTACGCCTGCCACCACTACGACACCACCGTCAGTGAGAGCCGCATCGCCACCTACCTGGGCATCGTGAACGGGCAGATCCCCGCATCCGGGATGTATGGCACGTTCCGCACCATGCCGGACGGCTGCGACTGGTCGTGGCAGGAGCAGCGGCCCACCGGGCAGAACCGGGTGTACGACGGGCTGACCGTGTACGAAGGGGCGTACTCGTACGACGGGATGTCGTTCGTGCCGAGCTGGGGCGGGAGCATGTTCGAGGCGCTGATGCCGTCGCTGCTGGTGCCGGAGGAGCAGTGGGGGCCGACCTCGTGGGGGCTCAACCACCCGATCACCGTCGCGGTGCAGGAGAAGCACGGAGAGGACGCCGGCTACGGATACTGGGGGTTCTCGCCGTCCAGCAACCCGGCGGGCGGCTACCGCGAGTACGGCGTCGACCTCGCCGGGATGAAGGCGGACGGCTACCTCTCCGACCAGGAGAACACCGACGTCGACCAGCCGTACCGCGACTGCCCGGACGCCGACCGCGGCCACAATCCGGACCCGTCCTTCGGCGACGGCGTCGTGACGCCGCACGCTTCGTTCCTCGCACTCGGCTACGACCCGGCCGCCGCGGTCGCCAACCTGCGCGGCATCGAGCACGACCTGCACGCGTACGGGCCCGGCGGGTTCTACGACGCGGTCGCAGTGAAGAGCGGGACGATCGCGAAGCGCTACCTGTCGCTCGACCAGTCGATGGTCCTCGCGGCCGTCGGCAACGCGGTCGACCACGGCGCGATGCGGCGCCACTTCGCCGACGACCAGGTGCGGGACGTGCTGCAGCCGCTGATGGCGGCACAGACGTTCTCCGCGGCGTGGGCGTCGGACGACGCGGTGACCGTGCCCGGCGACGGGGGAGCGGGCGGCGGAGGCGGAGCGGGCGAGCCCGGGCAGCCGGGGACGGGGACGGGGACGCAGCCAGTGGACGACCCCGGACCGTCAACGTCCGACCTCGCCGACGCGACCACCGCCGCACCCACGACGGCGCTCGCAGCGACAGGATCGCGCGCGGGCGACAGCGCGGCGTGGTGGGCAGCACTCGCCCTGATCACCGTCGGCGCGGGCGCCGCCGGTCTCCTCGCCCGAGCGAGCGGACGCCGCCGAGACGCGTGA
- a CDS encoding DUF3592 domain-containing protein: protein MSTVDPTIARRERAERRPSNVRVVVTLILLLVGGLSAGYGWGGFGTMMATQPEEPPVLILIAIPLGMMLAIGASIAWAALVMKRGDLGIMYGNAAVLLGAGAGVIVVSAESGPAFVTTIGYGLIALAVVCLVLGIAAAGARARRENADEAAMRTGTQVTAVVTDKGYTMFRESDRIFTTVTFGFTDLQGTQRWVQRPMLITAADPIQDGQQTRLWFDPANPGNDRAIVVELAHRSPLRARTRRAGAQG, encoded by the coding sequence ATGAGCACCGTCGACCCGACCATCGCCCGACGCGAGCGAGCCGAGCGACGGCCGTCGAACGTGCGTGTGGTCGTCACGCTGATCCTGCTGCTGGTCGGAGGGCTGTCCGCCGGGTACGGCTGGGGCGGCTTCGGGACGATGATGGCGACCCAGCCGGAGGAGCCGCCCGTGCTCATCCTGATCGCCATCCCGCTCGGGATGATGCTCGCCATCGGGGCGTCGATCGCGTGGGCGGCGCTCGTGATGAAGCGGGGCGACCTCGGCATCATGTACGGGAACGCCGCCGTGCTGCTCGGCGCAGGGGCGGGCGTGATCGTGGTGTCTGCGGAGAGCGGCCCGGCGTTCGTCACGACCATCGGCTACGGGCTCATCGCCCTCGCGGTCGTCTGCCTGGTGCTCGGGATCGCGGCGGCCGGTGCGCGTGCGCGGCGCGAGAACGCGGACGAGGCGGCGATGCGGACGGGCACGCAGGTGACGGCGGTCGTCACAGACAAGGGATACACGATGTTCCGCGAGAGCGACCGGATCTTCACCACGGTCACGTTCGGCTTCACCGACCTGCAGGGCACGCAGCGCTGGGTGCAGCGGCCGATGCTGATCACGGCGGCGGACCCCATCCAGGACGGGCAGCAGACCCGGCTGTGGTTCGATCCCGCCAATCCGGGGAACGACAGGGCGATCGTGGTCGAGCTGGCGCACCGCTCGCCGCTGCGTGCGCGGACGCGCAGGGCCGGCGCGCAGGGCTGA
- a CDS encoding GNAT family N-acetyltransferase, translating to MSRYDHTRPAPAFTISAVTVPDTIDAPDAADFIGLAAVRSAVIAELRGDTSPLPAPEIAAAELLPNWKDESIGSRGFVAHVDGRVVGRGTLVLPAGASECWAAVAVLPGYRGDGIGAAIYARLEQLAVDAGRRTIQNQTDYAAGIGGDSLPAPTGFGSMPLDLASTRFLLRFGFTLEQIGRLSSLALPMEADVMASCLREALAASAGYRTVTWQGRTPDAWVDALALMRTRMSTDTPNAGIEQSEDVWTAERVRSVDDHWEASPRTIITTIVVDAETGEPAGYTELDVPAEPDRPVEQMDTLVLAGHRGRRLGMLLKLTNLRELGDRFPASRSVETMNAEDNRHMLDVNEAVGFRPLAYSARWKKTIG from the coding sequence ATGTCACGTTACGATCACACCCGTCCCGCCCCGGCCTTCACCATCTCCGCCGTCACAGTGCCGGACACCATCGACGCACCGGACGCCGCCGACTTCATCGGCCTGGCCGCCGTGCGCAGCGCGGTCATCGCCGAGCTGCGCGGCGACACCTCGCCGCTGCCCGCCCCCGAGATCGCCGCCGCCGAGCTCCTCCCGAACTGGAAGGACGAGTCCATCGGCAGCAGGGGCTTCGTCGCCCACGTGGACGGCAGGGTGGTGGGGCGCGGCACTCTCGTGCTCCCCGCCGGTGCGTCCGAGTGCTGGGCGGCGGTGGCGGTGCTCCCCGGCTACCGCGGCGACGGCATCGGCGCGGCCATCTACGCCCGGCTCGAACAGCTGGCCGTGGATGCCGGCCGCCGCACCATCCAGAACCAGACGGACTACGCGGCCGGGATCGGCGGCGACAGCCTTCCTGCGCCCACCGGGTTCGGCTCCATGCCGCTGGACCTCGCCTCCACCCGGTTCCTGCTCCGGTTCGGCTTCACGCTGGAACAGATCGGGCGGCTGAGCAGCCTTGCCCTCCCGATGGAGGCAGACGTCATGGCCTCCTGCCTGCGGGAGGCGCTGGCCGCTTCGGCCGGGTATCGCACGGTCACCTGGCAGGGCCGAACGCCCGACGCCTGGGTCGACGCGCTCGCCCTCATGCGCACCAGGATGAGCACCGACACCCCGAACGCCGGGATCGAACAGTCCGAAGACGTCTGGACCGCCGAGCGCGTCCGCTCCGTCGACGACCACTGGGAGGCGAGCCCGCGCACCATCATCACTACCATCGTGGTGGATGCGGAGACGGGAGAGCCCGCCGGGTACACCGAACTCGACGTGCCCGCCGAACCGGACCGCCCGGTGGAGCAGATGGACACCCTCGTGCTCGCCGGCCACCGCGGCCGCCGCCTCGGGATGCTGCTGAAGCTCACCAACCTGCGCGAGCTCGGCGACCGCTTTCCGGCCAGCAGGTCGGTCGAGACGATGAACGCGGAAGACAACCGCCACATGCTCGATGTGAACGAGGCCGTCGGCTTCCGCCCGCTGGCGTACTCGGCCCGCTGGAAGAAGACGATCGGCTGA
- a CDS encoding LCP family protein yields MTDLPRRHQRAQGPTAVRHGRLPRRRAVGTVMRVLAAAVAVVVVSIGSVAAFAVWDVARSVKTGVALPALPGHTKQAIPNVGAIQGGVNLLLTGTDSRSNLGGVYDSAEEQDASTGEGNNDVTMLLHIAQDHKSAMVVSFPRDLMVEIPDCPAPNGGGTIDGSSSAMFNTALSRGGLGCVVLTVEQLTGIDIPFGAVINFNGVSAMSNAIGGVSVCLATPVTDDYTTPPLDLPAGENTLVGDMALSFLRSRHGVGDGSDLGRISNQQVFLSALARKVVSGGVLSNPVQLYGLAKAAVDNITPSDTLTNPTTLVEIALALKDTGLDNMVFLQYPAITDPDDVNRVIVDDNAASAINTALVNDQPVKLTGSIGRAAEDPTAPGTPEPTTPTTPDPTAPDASAPATPGAPATSGPVELPSSITGQTAAQATCTKGNN; encoded by the coding sequence ATGACCGACCTCCCGCGCCGGCACCAGCGCGCACAGGGGCCTACCGCCGTCCGGCACGGCCGTCTGCCCCGCCGCCGCGCCGTCGGCACGGTCATGCGCGTCCTCGCCGCCGCGGTCGCCGTGGTCGTGGTGAGCATCGGCTCTGTGGCGGCGTTCGCCGTCTGGGATGTCGCCCGCTCGGTGAAGACGGGCGTGGCGCTTCCGGCACTGCCCGGGCACACCAAGCAGGCGATCCCGAACGTCGGGGCGATCCAGGGCGGCGTGAATCTGCTCCTCACCGGCACGGACAGCCGCAGCAACCTGGGCGGCGTCTACGACTCGGCGGAGGAGCAGGACGCGAGCACCGGGGAAGGCAACAACGATGTGACGATGCTGCTGCACATCGCCCAGGACCATAAGAGCGCCATGGTGGTGAGCTTCCCCCGCGACCTGATGGTGGAGATCCCGGACTGCCCGGCCCCCAACGGCGGCGGCACCATCGACGGTTCCAGCAGCGCGATGTTCAACACGGCGCTGTCGCGCGGCGGGCTGGGCTGCGTGGTGCTGACCGTTGAGCAGCTGACCGGCATCGACATCCCGTTCGGCGCCGTGATCAACTTCAACGGCGTGAGTGCGATGTCGAACGCCATCGGCGGAGTGAGCGTCTGTCTCGCCACCCCGGTCACCGACGACTACACCACCCCGCCACTCGACCTTCCCGCCGGCGAGAACACCCTGGTCGGCGACATGGCGCTCTCGTTCCTCCGCAGCAGGCACGGGGTGGGAGACGGCAGCGACCTCGGCCGGATCAGCAACCAGCAGGTCTTCCTCTCCGCCCTGGCCAGAAAGGTCGTCTCCGGCGGCGTCCTCAGCAATCCGGTGCAGCTGTACGGGCTGGCGAAGGCGGCGGTCGACAACATCACCCCGTCCGACACGCTCACCAACCCGACGACGCTCGTCGAGATCGCGCTCGCCCTCAAAGACACCGGGCTCGACAACATGGTGTTCCTGCAGTACCCGGCGATCACCGATCCGGACGACGTGAATAGGGTGATCGTCGACGACAACGCCGCCTCCGCCATCAACACGGCCCTCGTCAACGACCAGCCGGTGAAACTCACCGGCAGCATCGGCCGTGCGGCGGAAGACCCGACGGCGCCGGGCACGCCCGAGCCGACCACCCCGACGACGCCCGACCCGACCGCACCGGATGCGTCGGCGCCAGCCACCCCCGGCGCGCCCGCGACCTCCGGTCCCGTCGAGCTGCCGAGCAGCATCACCGGGCAGACGGCGGCCCAGGCGACGTGTACGAAGGGGAACAACTAG
- a CDS encoding zf-TFIIB domain-containing protein: MRCPTDNATLVMSERSGIEIDYCPECRGVWLDRGELDKIIDRAQPVAGGGAGGGAQPYGQQQQYGQPAQQGYQQPGHAQQQYPYKKKRENWLSELFD; this comes from the coding sequence ATGAGATGCCCGACAGACAACGCCACCCTCGTGATGAGCGAGCGCAGTGGAATCGAAATCGACTACTGCCCCGAATGCCGCGGAGTGTGGCTCGACCGCGGAGAGCTGGACAAGATCATCGACCGTGCGCAGCCGGTGGCGGGAGGTGGAGCGGGTGGCGGAGCGCAGCCGTATGGCCAGCAGCAGCAGTACGGGCAGCCCGCGCAGCAGGGGTACCAGCAGCCCGGCCACGCGCAGCAGCAGTACCCGTACAAGAAGAAGCGCGAGAACTGGCTCAGCGAACTCTTCGACTGA
- the proB gene encoding glutamate 5-kinase: MTIDDRSQVPTARRVVVKVGSSSISGENAGQIGPLVDALAEAHGRGTQVILVSSGAIATGIPFLALQERPTDLATQQAAAAVGQNVLIYRYQDSLDRYDIVAGQVLLTAGDMETPTHRINAKRAMERLLDLRILPIVNENDTVATHEIRFGDNDRLAALVALLVEADLLVLLSDVDALYTKPPQEPGAERIDVVEYDDALEGVEIGSTGLSGVGTGGALTKVSAARQAAENGTAVILTATSNVSQALGGEAVGTWFAPARDAVAAP, encoded by the coding sequence ATGACCATCGACGACCGCAGCCAGGTCCCGACCGCGCGACGCGTCGTCGTCAAGGTGGGTTCGTCCTCCATCAGCGGGGAGAACGCCGGGCAGATCGGTCCGTTGGTCGATGCTCTCGCCGAAGCGCACGGGCGCGGCACCCAGGTGATCCTGGTGTCGTCCGGTGCGATCGCGACGGGCATCCCCTTTCTGGCGCTGCAGGAGCGCCCGACCGACCTGGCGACGCAGCAGGCCGCCGCCGCCGTCGGGCAGAACGTGCTCATCTACCGCTATCAGGACAGCCTCGACCGGTATGACATCGTCGCCGGCCAGGTGCTGCTGACCGCCGGTGACATGGAGACCCCGACGCACCGCATCAACGCCAAGCGGGCGATGGAGCGGCTGCTCGACCTGCGCATCCTGCCCATCGTCAACGAGAACGACACCGTGGCGACGCACGAGATCCGGTTCGGCGACAACGACCGGCTGGCCGCGCTCGTCGCCCTGCTGGTCGAGGCCGACCTGCTCGTGCTGCTGTCCGACGTGGATGCGCTCTACACCAAGCCGCCGCAGGAGCCGGGCGCGGAGCGGATCGACGTCGTCGAGTACGACGACGCCCTGGAGGGCGTCGAGATCGGGTCGACCGGGCTGTCCGGCGTCGGCACGGGCGGTGCTCTGACGAAGGTGTCCGCTGCGCGCCAGGCCGCGGAGAACGGCACCGCCGTCATCCTGACCGCCACGTCGAACGTCTCGCAGGCCCTCGGCGGCGAGGCGGTCGGCACCTGGTTCGCCCCAGCGCGGGATGCGGTCGCAGCGCCCTAA
- a CDS encoding glutamate-5-semialdehyde dehydrogenase — MVDTITESLSLVEKLAAAKRASRVLATANTDAKNAALRAVAAGLRSQAPRILEANELDLANGRENGLSTGLLDRLTLTETRLGALADAVLEVVGLTDPVGEAVRGSTLPNGVSITQVRVPFGVVGAIYEARPNVTVDIAALALKSGNAAVLRGGSAAINTNRVLVAVIQDAFASVGLPSDAVQTIDEFGRDGATQLMKARGYVDVLIPRGSADLIRTVVTESTVPVIETGAGVVHIVLDESAREDWAVDIVRNAKVQRPSVCNAVETLLVLRSAADRLLPPVLGALTASGVTIHADERSIGYAESAVPVTEEDWATEHMSLDISVKVVDDLGEAIEHIRTYSTQHTEAIITNDLANAERFLAEVDSAVVMVNASTRFTDGGEFGFGAEVGISTQKLHARGPMGLPELTSTKWIVRGSGQFRA; from the coding sequence ATGGTCGACACCATCACCGAATCGCTCTCGCTCGTCGAGAAGCTCGCAGCTGCCAAGCGGGCGTCGCGCGTGCTCGCCACGGCGAACACCGACGCCAAGAACGCCGCTCTCCGCGCGGTCGCGGCCGGTCTGCGGTCGCAGGCTCCGCGCATCCTGGAGGCGAACGAGCTCGACCTGGCCAACGGCCGTGAGAACGGGCTGTCGACCGGTCTGCTCGACCGGCTCACGCTGACCGAGACGCGTCTCGGCGCGCTGGCGGACGCGGTGCTGGAGGTCGTCGGCCTGACCGACCCCGTCGGCGAGGCCGTGCGGGGGAGCACGCTGCCGAACGGCGTGTCGATCACGCAGGTGCGCGTGCCATTCGGTGTGGTCGGCGCGATCTACGAGGCGCGCCCGAACGTCACGGTCGACATCGCGGCCCTCGCGCTGAAGAGCGGCAACGCCGCCGTGCTGCGCGGCGGAAGCGCGGCGATCAACACCAACCGCGTGCTCGTCGCGGTGATCCAGGATGCGTTCGCCTCCGTCGGGCTGCCGTCCGACGCCGTGCAGACCATCGACGAGTTCGGTCGCGACGGCGCCACCCAGCTGATGAAGGCGCGCGGCTACGTGGATGTGCTCATCCCGCGGGGGAGCGCCGACCTGATCCGCACGGTCGTCACCGAGTCGACGGTCCCCGTGATCGAGACCGGCGCGGGCGTCGTGCACATCGTGCTGGACGAGTCCGCCCGCGAGGACTGGGCTGTCGACATCGTGCGGAACGCCAAGGTGCAGCGGCCGAGCGTCTGCAACGCCGTCGAGACGTTGCTCGTGCTCCGCTCCGCCGCCGACCGGCTGCTGCCTCCCGTGCTCGGCGCACTCACCGCATCCGGGGTCACCATCCACGCGGACGAGCGCTCCATCGGCTACGCGGAGTCCGCCGTTCCCGTCACCGAGGAGGACTGGGCGACGGAGCACATGAGCCTCGACATCTCGGTGAAGGTCGTCGACGACCTGGGCGAGGCGATCGAGCACATCCGCACGTACTCGACCCAGCACACCGAGGCGATCATCACGAACGATCTCGCCAACGCGGAGCGCTTCCTGGCGGAGGTGGACTCCGCGGTGGTGATGGTGAACGCCTCCACCCGGTTCACCGACGGAGGCGAGTTCGGCTTTGGGGCGGAGGTCGGCATCTCCACCCAGAAACTGCACGCGCGCGGGCCGATGGGCCTGCCGGAGCTGACCAGCACCAAGTGGATCGTCCGCGGGTCAGGGCAGTTCAGGGCGTGA